The following proteins come from a genomic window of Trypanosoma brucei gambiense DAL972 chromosome 1, complete sequence:
- a CDS encoding ABC transporter, putative: MTTTQGEVISTTFFSSKALLKSLQDVSRSLHISGNQFLPPNTVLLCAVGLGFLVDGVYTAAVWFRNRRALNVARAVNHHNGPVKFVVTDELEDRDEEAKACLVQQYSDELCKAILGAPRTSPGSWARSPPADAVAEYETLPEPIRLLWEDRVRYTLDAREVVGLLRRRLEPHLAGSRYGPSAALMALLWRLQLLRTVHESIVIAGDVGRCNAELTELGKHTGALYREFISTLHAPVRVPFDSCWECLSAEDDRLRGQARALQLRNLWSLTRYVFAGGLDKLCTYGMVGLLTAFAARSASAICTIRVDVEQLLPNLFGTAASINTGGTTGDGAIVSWTAMHIVVARLLVSEWMLHMLRLGITRVTQDYTHASAAWRRDTVKHRLYDALTRTPLSYFDKTERYAVEEIVYYVNDLEGVDVFVHDFFTRLAQSGISLCVALRVLDMRSAVTVMGAVAGASLLNASLSFLKKTYCALSYCNGIEFEAVDSPSDAEEEENRKDTTDHLMFCGMDIIEHIPELRPYGADTKLMEWWNNYTAHYRRRSCGLRRVFQLTYNSRYLWAIDALKPVARWLLPAIVAANAAGTCQIQVFLLEAIRASQDVLERVVDVQRVVDVVGYNAYKAGVLERILDSKNWEDGDTAERICEHTDKGNSSDTTALTCGMNGGTYKEHKEGGELRLKGNDVEVLAVRANGLQFRYPTAPTVDAFLKPASFQFELRNRTTGLGRLVCITGVSGCGKTTLLRLLLGLYAPENPNTLLLEFRLRRHHVSESNGGGTGNSGNKEQWAPVELIPRAQLRSTFFSYVPQAPTIFPGATIAQNVSLRNRVSITDTLVLERVRVCTEAAGCGHFIKRLPNGIMTPLCVNVGWATPDAVRLSCGQGQRLMLARALFHCSSVLLLDEPTAGLDSETKKAVMSQWRELLSSGLVGGIICVSHDADVLQMADETVTL; the protein is encoded by the coding sequence GGTGAAGTAATCTCCACCACTTTTTTCAGCAGCAAGGCTCTACTGAAATCCCTGCAAGATGTGAGCCGCAGCCTCCACATAAGTGGTAATCAATTTCTGCCGCCCAACACCGTTTTGCTTTGTGCCGTCGGTTTAGGCTTTTTGGTTGATGGCGTTTATACTGCAGCCGTGTGGTTTCGAAACCGACGGGCCCTTAATGTGGCACGTGCCGTCAACCATCATAATGGGCCGGTGAAGTTTGTGGTGACCGATGAGTTAGAGGACCGCGACGAGGAAGCGAAAGCGTGTTTAGTGCAGCAGTACAGTGACGAGTTATGCAAAGCAATTCTTGGGGCGCCGCGGACGTCACCAGGCTCATGGGCCAGATCTCCCCCTGCAGACGCCGTCGCCGAGTACGAGACACTTCCTGAGCCGATTCGACTGCTGTGGGAGGACCGTGTGAGGTACACTTTGGACGCGCGTGAGGTCGTGGGTCTTCTGCGCAGGCGGCTGGAGCCTCACTTGGCCGGGTCGAGGTACGGGCCCAGTGCCGCTCTGATGGCATTATTGTGGCGTTTGCAGCTCCTGCGCACCGTTCACGAGTCTATAGTGATCGCCGGAGACGTGGGACGGTGCAATGCCGAGTTGACCGAACTTGGAAAGCACACAGGAGCTCTTTATCGAGAGTTTATTTCTACGTTACACGCACCGGTGCGGGTCCCCTTCGACTCTTGCTGGGAGTGTCTGTCCGCCGAAGACGACCGGTTGCGTGGGCAGGCAAGAGCGTTACAGCTGCGCAACCTTTGGAGTCTCACCAGATATGTGTTTGCAGGGGGGCTCGATAAGTTATGCACTTACGGTATGGTGGGACTGCTCACTGCTTTTGCTGCCCGTAGTGCGAGTGCGATTTGTACAATCAGGGTAGACGTGGAGCAGCTTCTTCCTAATCTCTTTGGCACCGCTGCTTCCATCAATACTGGGGGAACCACCGGGGACGGTGCCATCGTCTCATGGACTGCCATGCACATCGTCGTAGCGCGTCTTCTCGTTTCCGAGTGGATGTTGCACATGTTGCGTCTGGGAATCACACGGGTAACACAGGACTACACCCACGCCTCTGCTGCATGGCGCAGGGACACTGTGAAGCACCGACTATACGATGCACTCACGCGGACACCCTTAAGTTACTTCGACAAAACGGAACGTTACGCTGTTGAGGAGATTGTGTACTACGTTAATGACCTTGAGGGGGTTGATGTTTTTGTGCATGACTTCTTTACGCGGCTGGCACAGTCTGGCATTTCATTGTGTGTGGCATTAAGGGTGTTAGACATGCGGAGTGCGGTGACCGTTATGGGAGCGGTTGCTGGAGCAAGCCTTTTAAATGCTAGCCTGAGTTTTCTCAAGAAGACCTACTGCGCCCTCTCATATTGTAATGGGATTGAGTTTGAGGCGGTTGACAGCCCGTCGGAtgcagaggaggaggagaatcGGAAAGATACAACAGACCACCTGATGTTCTGTGGGATGGACATTATCGAGCACATCCCCGAGCTGCGCCCGTACGGCGCTGACACCAAACTGATGGAATGGTGGAACAACTACACCGCTCACTACCGACGGCGTTCCTGTGGCCTGCGTCGTGTTTTCCAATTAACCTATAACTCCCGCTACCTTTGGGCGATTGACGCTCTTAAACCGGTCGCACGGTGGCTTCTTCCCGCTATTGTCGCTGCGAATGCTGCGGGCACGTGTCAAATACAAGTCTTTCTTCTTGAGGCAATACGGGCCTCGCAGGATGTATTGGAGCGTGTGGTGGACGTTCAGCGTGTTGTGGACGTAGTGGGATATAATGCATACAAGGCTGGGGTGCTTGAACGTATCCTCGACTCCAAGAATTGGGAGGATGGAGACACTGCGGAGAGGATCTGTGAGCATACGGATAAGGGCAATAGCAGTGATACTACTGCACTTACTTGTGGTATGAATGGCGGTACGTATAAGGAACACAAGGAAGGTGGAGAGTTGAGGCTTAAAGGAAACGACGTGGAGGTGCTGGCTGTTCGCGCGAACGGTTTGCAGTTTCGTTATCCAACAGCACCAACTGTTGATGCCTTTCTGAAGCCCGCTTCGTTTCAATTTGAGTTGAGGAATAGGACGACAGGTCTTGGGCGGCTTGTGTGCATCACGGGAGTTAGTGGCTGCGGCAAAACAACACTCCTGCGCCTTCTATTGGGGCTTTACGCGCCGGAGAACCCCAACACTCTCCTTCTTGAGTTTCGGTTGCGACGACATCATGTGTCGGAATCCAACGGAGGGGGAACGGGTAATAGCGGTAATAAAGAGCAGTGGGCTCCAGTTGAGCTTATACCGCGAGCTCAGCTTCGGTCTACTTTTTTCAGCTACGTGCCACAGGCCCCAACTATATTTCCTGGCGCGACCATAGCCCAGAATGTCTCACTTCGGAACCGCGTTTCAATTACGGATACGTTGGTCCTTGAGCGGGTGCGTGTCTGCACGGAGGCTGCGGGTTGCGGTCATTTCATTAAGCGCTTGCCAAATGGTATCATGACGCCACTGTGCGTGAATGTTGGTTGGGCGACGCCCGATGCCGTGCGACTGAGTTGTGGTCAGGGGCAGAGACTAATGTTAGCTCGTGCTCTATTCCACTGTTCCAGTGTACTTTTGTTGGATGAACCCACAGCAGGGTTAGACAGTGAGACGAAGAAAGCAGTCATGTCACAGTGGCGTGAGTTGCTGTCTTCTGGACTCGTGGGTGGTATCATATGCGTGTCGCATGACGCCGATGTGTTGCAAATGGCGGATGAGACCGTAACATTGTGA